The Chlorogloeopsis sp. ULAP01 genome window below encodes:
- a CDS encoding Npun_F0494 family protein — translation MPAVDSQSQETLIYPRNTIERAKRSLLCSPFNLNLFAAMVSERVALKEIIGNSGVRNGYTKRPLSELAAENNLVWLIQVGVLRREVDGQGITDSFRLTPVGRQVVKECQSQPCPTPNWSDRLSDAMIRWFRLPF, via the coding sequence ATGCCAGCTGTTGATTCCCAAAGCCAGGAAACTCTCATATACCCACGTAACACTATAGAACGAGCCAAGCGATCGCTGCTGTGTTCTCCCTTCAATCTTAATTTATTTGCAGCTATGGTTTCCGAGAGGGTGGCTTTAAAGGAAATTATAGGTAATTCGGGTGTCCGCAATGGTTACACCAAACGTCCTTTATCAGAATTAGCAGCAGAAAACAATTTGGTATGGTTAATCCAAGTGGGTGTATTACGACGCGAAGTTGACGGACAGGGAATTACAGATAGTTTCCGCCTCACACCTGTTGGTCGTCAAGTCGTAAAAGAATGTCAAAGCCAACCTTGCCCCACTCCTAATTGGAGCGATCGCCTATCCGATGCGATGATTCGTTGGTTTAGATTGCCTTTTTAG
- a CDS encoding ABC transporter ATP-binding protein: protein MAPAVLIENLKKRYGSVEAVKDVSFQVEPGEIFGLLGPNGAGKTTTLRALCTLTTPDAGKIEVSGISVLDNPKAARQRLGYVAQEVAPDKVLTGRELLALQAALYHLPAAVAKQRVDTVLSLLGLQEYANKKTGTYSGGLRKRLDLAAGLLHAPDVLVLDEPTVGLDIESRFIVWEFLRKLREAGTTVVITSHYLEEIDALADRVAIIDRGVVIATGTPSQLKDKVGGDRITLRIQEFTPPEEAEKAKELLAPLPFVQEVIINSAQGNSLNLVVTPQNDTLISIQQALNHAGLPIFGISQSRPSLDDVYLAATGRTLMDAELAALGNRDPKAEKKQNMR, encoded by the coding sequence ATGGCTCCCGCCGTTTTAATTGAAAATCTAAAAAAGCGTTATGGTTCAGTTGAAGCTGTTAAGGATGTTTCCTTTCAGGTTGAACCAGGAGAAATTTTTGGTTTACTAGGGCCAAATGGAGCAGGTAAAACTACTACTTTACGTGCTTTGTGTACCCTTACCACACCAGATGCTGGCAAAATAGAAGTATCTGGCATTTCGGTGTTAGATAATCCTAAAGCAGCAAGACAACGGCTTGGTTATGTAGCACAAGAAGTGGCTCCAGATAAGGTTCTAACTGGACGCGAACTGCTGGCACTACAAGCGGCACTTTATCACTTACCAGCAGCAGTGGCAAAACAACGTGTTGACACAGTACTGAGTTTGCTTGGTTTGCAGGAATACGCCAACAAAAAAACTGGTACTTATTCAGGTGGTTTGCGCAAGCGCCTTGACTTGGCTGCTGGATTACTGCACGCACCGGATGTACTAGTTTTAGATGAGCCAACCGTTGGGCTTGACATTGAAAGTCGTTTTATCGTCTGGGAATTTCTACGAAAGCTGCGAGAAGCAGGAACAACGGTTGTGATTACCAGCCATTACTTAGAAGAGATTGACGCTTTAGCCGATCGCGTGGCAATCATTGATCGTGGAGTTGTAATTGCGACTGGCACACCTTCCCAACTGAAAGATAAAGTGGGAGGCGATCGCATTACCTTACGCATCCAAGAGTTTACACCACCAGAGGAAGCCGAAAAAGCCAAAGAGTTACTAGCACCGTTACCATTTGTCCAAGAAGTAATTATCAATAGCGCTCAAGGCAATTCCCTTAACTTGGTGGTAACACCACAAAATGACACTTTAATAAGCATTCAGCAAGCCCTAAATCATGCTGGATTGCCTATATTTGGTATTTCCCAATCTCGCCCTAGCCTAGATGACGTTTACCTGGCAGCAACAGGACGCACACTAATGGATGCGGAACTAGCTGCACTAGGAAATCGCGATCCGAAGGCGGAAAAAAAACAGAATATGAGATAG
- a CDS encoding peroxiredoxin, which yields MPLAVGTDAPAFTAKDTNGNTVSLSDFKGKTVVLYFYPKDDTPGCTKQACSFRDATEEYKSKDIVVLGVSADDEASHQAFTQKYNLNFPLLADTDKTLIKAYDVDGGGYAKRVTYVIDGNGKITHVDSNVNTPTHASDVLAAVGL from the coding sequence ATGCCTCTAGCAGTTGGAACAGATGCGCCTGCATTTACCGCCAAAGACACTAACGGCAACACCGTTTCATTGTCTGATTTCAAAGGCAAAACAGTGGTTTTGTATTTTTATCCCAAAGATGACACTCCAGGCTGTACTAAACAGGCTTGTAGCTTCCGTGATGCCACTGAAGAATATAAAAGTAAAGATATTGTGGTGTTAGGAGTAAGTGCAGATGATGAAGCCTCTCATCAGGCATTTACTCAAAAATATAATCTCAATTTCCCCCTGCTAGCTGATACCGATAAGACTTTAATCAAAGCTTACGATGTCGATGGCGGTGGCTATGCCAAGCGCGTTACCTACGTAATTGATGGTAACGGCAAAATTACCCACGTTGACTCCAATGTCAACACTCCCACCCACGCCAGCGATGTTCTAGCAGCAGTCGGATTGTAA
- a CDS encoding ABC transporter permease gives MSGTVIPPKPDLNWQQVAAPKAYVETTHNFFGELVQETLALTRRLFIQLQRRPSTLIAGIIQPVMWLVLFGALFQNAPKGIFGDTPNYAQFLSAGIIVFTAFGGALNAGLPVMFDREFGFLNRLLVAPLASRYSIVLASAIFIISQSLLQAAVIVAAAAFLGAGVPDATGLGAIALIVFLLALGVTALSLGLAFALPGHIELIAVIFVSNLPLLFASTALAPLSFMPKWLQIIATLNPLSYAIEPIRYLYLHKDWGLNSVVMHAFWGDVTFGSTILVLLGFAVFALLIIQPRLRQTLS, from the coding sequence ATGAGTGGTACTGTCATACCTCCAAAACCGGATCTTAATTGGCAACAAGTTGCTGCACCAAAAGCTTACGTGGAAACTACTCACAATTTTTTTGGTGAGTTAGTTCAAGAAACTTTGGCGTTGACTCGTCGCTTATTTATTCAATTGCAGAGACGCCCTTCCACTTTGATAGCAGGAATTATTCAGCCTGTAATGTGGTTGGTGCTATTTGGCGCTTTATTTCAAAACGCACCGAAAGGTATATTTGGTGATACTCCAAACTATGCCCAATTTTTAAGCGCAGGTATCATTGTTTTTACAGCCTTTGGTGGAGCGCTGAATGCTGGTTTACCTGTGATGTTTGATCGCGAGTTTGGTTTTTTGAATCGCTTATTAGTGGCTCCCCTCGCATCACGGTATTCGATTGTTCTGGCTTCGGCAATTTTTATTATTAGTCAGAGTTTGCTGCAAGCAGCAGTAATTGTGGCAGCAGCTGCATTCTTGGGTGCAGGTGTACCAGATGCAACTGGGTTAGGTGCGATCGCTTTGATAGTCTTCCTCCTGGCTTTGGGTGTGACTGCGTTGAGCCTGGGATTGGCTTTTGCCTTACCGGGACACATAGAATTAATAGCAGTCATTTTTGTCTCTAACTTGCCACTATTATTCGCCAGCACCGCTTTGGCTCCTTTATCTTTTATGCCCAAGTGGTTGCAAATTATCGCTACCCTCAATCCCCTCAGCTATGCCATTGAACCAATTCGCTATCTCTATCTCCACAAAGATTGGGGATTAAATAGTGTAGTCATGCACGCTTTTTGGGGTGATGTTACTTTTGGCAGTACAATTCTCGTCTTACTGGGGTTTGCTGTTTTTGCTTTGCTAATTATCCAACCCCGACTACGACAAACTCTCTCATAA